The sequence TATTGAGCGACGTCAAGCAAAAGATCGCCGATTACGGTTTCTCGCTCGTAGAACTCGGTCTCGGTCGCGGCAAAGCTGGAAAGGCGGGGCGGCCCCGCGCCGGTGTCGCGGCGAAATACCGCGATCCGGAATCCGGCGCGACCTGGTCGGGCCGTGGGAAGCCTCCTCGCTGGATTGCCGGCAAGAATCGCGAGCAATTCGCCATCTGAGCGCAACCTGCCTGCCAAACACAAAAGGCCACGCCCCCTCGAGGGGAGCGCGGCCTTTTGTGTTTTTGGTATCGGCCGCCGTGGCCGGCATTTGTCATAGAAATGTCATGTTTAGCGGTAAATGAAAATGCGTTGCGTTTTCATAAGCGGTTGATTTTGCTTGATTTTTTTGCCTTCGTGCCGAGCGCTTTCAAGTTCCGCTTGATAGAATTGCGGTGTCTTTCGCCGCATTCGATATTACATGTCTACTTTTTCAAACGACGACCTGGCCTCGGAAAAGCAGGCCGTCGCTCGCAAGAGCACGTTCGTCAGCATCGTGCTCAATGTGATTCTGGCGACACTGCAAGTGGCCGTCGGCGTAATTGCGCATTCCCAGGCTTTGATTGCGGACGGCGTCCACTCTTTGTCGGATTTGGTTTCCGATTTTGTGGTACTGCTCGCGAACCGGCATAGCGGCGCAAAACCGGACGCCGATCACAATTACGGCCATAGCCGTTATGAAACGGTTGCTTCATTCTTTCTCGGCGCGATCCTGATTGCGGTCGGCGTCGGGATGCTGTGGCGCGCGGGCGACCGGCTCGTGCATCTCGAGGATATCCCGCCCGTCCATGCGAGTGCGCTCGCGGTCGCGGTCGTCGTGCTGCTGTCGAAGGAGGGGCTGTTCCGCTACATGCTGCGCGAGGCGCAGCGCGTGCGCTCCGCGATGCTCGTCGCGAACGCGTGGCACGCGCGCTCGGACGCCGCGTCGTCGCTCGTCGTCGCGATCGGCATCGTCGGCAGCCTCGCTGGCGTGCGCCTTCTCGATCCGATCGCGGCGGCGATCGTCGGCTTCATGGTCGCGCGGATGGGTTGGACGTTCGGCTGGGATGCGCTGCAGGATCTGTCGGACCGCGCGCTCGACGAGAACGCGTCGGCCGAGATCCGCGCGCTCATCGTGTCGACGCCCGGCGTGCGCGACGTGCACGATCTGCGCACCCGCAAGATGGGCGATTCGGCGCTCGTCGACGCTCACATCCTCGTCGATCCGATGATGTCGGTCTCGGAGGGGCACTACATCGCGGAGGCGGCGCGCGCGTGCGTGCTGACCGACCGGCGCGTGCTCGACGCGCTGATCCACGTCGATCCGGAGCACGACGTCGCGCGCCGCGCGGTGCTCGATTTGCCGCCGCGCGAACAGATCGAGGGGCAGATCGAGACGGCGCTCGACAAGGCGGGGCTGCGGGCAGGCGCGATCAACCTGCACTACCTCAGCACGGGCCTCGAAATCGACATCACGCTCGCGCCGGATGCAAGCTTGGAACGCGCGGGCGGCGGCGATCCGGTTGCTCGTTTGGACGTCGAAGCATTGAAGCGCCGGTTCGGCGCGCGGCGCCTCGGCATTTCGCGCGCGCTCGCGTCGAGCGACGCGGCGGCCGCCGGCCGGCCGCACTGAGCCGGCCGGGGCGGCAAGCGGGCAAAAAGGGCTCACCGGGGCGCGCCGACACGTCGGCGCGCGCTGCTCGGCGCAAACGCAAACGGCCAACACAAACATCAAACGGCAAGCGCATGAGCGTCGCGTGAGAACGCACGCGCGACGGCGCGTCCCAACGCGTCAGAGCGGCAGTTGCGTATCGAACTTGATCTCGCGCAGCACGACGCTCGTGCGCACTTGCGACACGGCGGGAATCTTGAAGATCCGCTCGTGCAGGAAGACGTCGTAAGCCTTGATGTCGGGGGCGACGATCTTGAGGATGTAATCGGCTTCGCCCGTCGTGCTGTAGCACTCGGTCACTTCGGGGCAGGTCGCGATTTCCCGCTCGAACTGTTCGACGCCGCCTTCGTTGTGGCGGGTCAGGTGGACGTGCGCGAGCGCGCAGATATGGAGCCCGAGCTTCTCGCGATCGAGGAGGGCCGTGTACCGCTGGATCACGCCGGACTGCTCCATGTCCTTGATGCGGCGCCAGCACGGCGTGCTGGAGAGGCCGACCTGATCGGAGATCTCCTGCACGGAGCGGCGCGCGTCGAGCTGCAACAGGCGAAGGATTTTTTGCGAAAAGGTATCGAGGGTCACCTGCGCCTCCAAAGCGGCTACAACATTTGGCAATGGTAGAGGCGGGTGAAAGGAAAGGCAATCCGAAGGGCTTGAAACGAGCGAGATTCGCTAATTTCTCGGGCCGTCGGCGGCATTTTGTGCTGATTCGTCAGCTTCTTCGGTGGGCGGCGCCGACGCCTTCGCCGCCTGCATCGCGCGCAGGTCGGCGAGCATGTTGCAAAAGAGCGCGCCTTGCTCGATCGCGTCGTCGAGCGCGACGTGCGTGTGCGGATGATCGTCGAACCAATGCTTCGGGAAGCGCGGCTTGATCGCCTTGCGGTACGGCAGGCCCGTCATCGCGAACGCGAGCGTCTTGATGTCGAGCGCCGACCACGAGAACGGGCAGCGGCCGGCGAAGCGCATCATGTACCAGAACATGAACGTGAAATCGAAGCCCGCGGGCATCGCGACGAACACCGGCTTGCCGGGCAGAGCCTCGACCCATTCGACGTACGCGACGAGCGCCGTCTCGGGCGCCTGCAGGTCGCGCCGGCACGCGGCCCATGCTTCGGGCTGCGTCTTCCACCACGCATCCTGCACCGGATGCGGCGCCGCGCCCGGCAGCAACTCGAGATTCGCGGAGAACGTCGCGATCAGCTGCTTGTCCTCGGTGAACGCGGCGGACGCGAAGCTCAGCATCGAATGCGGGCCCGGGATCGGGCCGTCCGCCTCGACGTCGGTGCTGACGTAGATCTCGCGGCTCGGAACCGTCGGCGCGGCGCTCATCCCGCCACCCCGTCTGCAACGAACGGATTCGTGCGGCGCTCGTCGCCGAACGTCGACGCCGGGCCGTGGCCGGGCACGAACGTCACGTCGTCGCCGAGCGGCCAGAGCTTTTCGCGGATCGAGCGGATCAGGTCGGCGTGATTGCCGCGCGGGAAATCGGTGCGGCCGATCGAGCCGGCGAACAGCACGTCGCCGACGATCGCAAGCCGATGCGCGCGGCTGAAGAACACGACATGGCCGGGCGTGTGGCCCGGGCAGTGATAGACCTCGAGCGTTTCGTCGCCGAACGTGACGGTGTCGCCGTCGTCGAGCCAGCGGTCGGGCTCGAACGCCTCGGCGGCCGGAAAGCCGAAGCGCTCGCTTTGCATCGGCAGCTTCTCGATCCAGAAGCGCTCCTCCTCCTGCGGCCCCTCGATCGGCACGCCGTAATGCGCGGCGAGCCGCTTCGCGCCCGCGCAATGGTCGACGTGGCCGTGCGTGAGCAGCACCTTCTCGATCTGCGCGTTCTGCCGAGCGGCTTCCTGCTCGATCAGTTCGAGATCGCCGCCGGGATCGACGACGGCGGCGCGTCCCGTTTTCTCGCAGACGAGCAGCGAGCAGTTCTGCTGGAACGGCGTGACCGGAATGAGCGTGACTTTCATGGGGCGAGCGGCGGCTAAAAGCCCAGATTGTACTGGCCGGGCGGATTGCTCGCCGCGCGCGGCACCTTTATGCCGATTGTTTCGATCATAGAGAGAATCAATCGCTCACCCCCCCTGTTTTTGAGGCGGCTGTTTTCGTTTATGTATAATGCGGTCCAGTGTGCGTGGAAGACCACGCCGTCAGTGGGTGTTCGGAACCCGTTTTTGGTTTCCGTGACGCCGTCAATGCAAATGCCCGCCGGGGGTCCGGTGGTGCATCTAGTACCGATTCGTCGGTGCTCACGTCTTGTCCGGCCGGGCGCAACGCGTCCGCTGCGGCCCAGCTGCCGCGACGCCGG comes from Burkholderia savannae and encodes:
- a CDS encoding cation diffusion facilitator family transporter, producing MSTFSNDDLASEKQAVARKSTFVSIVLNVILATLQVAVGVIAHSQALIADGVHSLSDLVSDFVVLLANRHSGAKPDADHNYGHSRYETVASFFLGAILIAVGVGMLWRAGDRLVHLEDIPPVHASALAVAVVVLLSKEGLFRYMLREAQRVRSAMLVANAWHARSDAASSLVVAIGIVGSLAGVRLLDPIAAAIVGFMVARMGWTFGWDALQDLSDRALDENASAEIRALIVSTPGVRDVHDLRTRKMGDSALVDAHILVDPMMSVSEGHYIAEAARACVLTDRRVLDALIHVDPEHDVARRAVLDLPPREQIEGQIETALDKAGLRAGAINLHYLSTGLEIDITLAPDASLERAGGGDPVARLDVEALKRRFGARRLGISRALASSDAAAAGRPH
- a CDS encoding H-NS histone family protein encodes the protein MSSYKDLLAQREKLEKQIEEAKSREYAEVLSDVKQKIADYGFSLVELGLGRGKAGKAGRPRAGVAAKYRDPESGATWSGRGKPPRWIAGKNREQFAI
- a CDS encoding Lrp/AsnC family transcriptional regulator, which produces MTLDTFSQKILRLLQLDARRSVQEISDQVGLSSTPCWRRIKDMEQSGVIQRYTALLDREKLGLHICALAHVHLTRHNEGGVEQFEREIATCPEVTECYSTTGEADYILKIVAPDIKAYDVFLHERIFKIPAVSQVRTSVVLREIKFDTQLPL
- a CDS encoding 3'-5' exonuclease family protein, which encodes MSAAPTVPSREIYVSTDVEADGPIPGPHSMLSFASAAFTEDKQLIATFSANLELLPGAAPHPVQDAWWKTQPEAWAACRRDLQAPETALVAYVEWVEALPGKPVFVAMPAGFDFTFMFWYMMRFAGRCPFSWSALDIKTLAFAMTGLPYRKAIKPRFPKHWFDDHPHTHVALDDAIEQGALFCNMLADLRAMQAAKASAPPTEEADESAQNAADGPRN
- a CDS encoding MBL fold metallo-hydrolase, with translation MKVTLIPVTPFQQNCSLLVCEKTGRAAVVDPGGDLELIEQEAARQNAQIEKVLLTHGHVDHCAGAKRLAAHYGVPIEGPQEEERFWIEKLPMQSERFGFPAAEAFEPDRWLDDGDTVTFGDETLEVYHCPGHTPGHVVFFSRAHRLAIVGDVLFAGSIGRTDFPRGNHADLIRSIREKLWPLGDDVTFVPGHGPASTFGDERRTNPFVADGVAG